The sequence CGTAACCGCTTTTGGCTTCCAAGGTGGTGACGCCTTGAAGCAAGAATCGATCCAGGCGGCGTGTACTTTCTTCGATCAGCTGTTCCTTTGAAGCGTGTTGGGTGGCGCGGGTGGTGGCGTGAATCCCGCCGCCCGCGGCCATGATGTCCATATAGGATCGGCCTTTTAAGCGCATGTCGAATTCCGCTTCCCGGCTGCCGGCGAAAACAAGATGGGTATGCGGATCCACCAATCCCGGTGTCACCAATCTGCCGCGGGCATCCACCTCCCGGGCATCCTCCAGTCGGCTCCCATATTTTTCGCGAATAACCGCATCACGGTCCACGGCTTGTATGATGCCGTCTTCGATCCAGACGCTTCCATCCTCGATGGTGTTCAGCTCACCCATTTTCGCTCCCGTCAGCGGACGTTCCGAACTGCCCGCCAACGTGACCAACTCTGCGGCTTCGCGAATATAGATTGGTCGGTCCATGTCATCGCTCCTTTTATTTCATTGATGGATGGGGATCATGGTTTGGAATCCAGCATCGGCATATCCAGTCCCGTTTCCTGCGCGGTGCGGATGGCAGCCTCGTAACCTGCGTCAGCGTGACGCACCACACCCATGCCCGGGTCCGTGGTAAGGACACGGTTCAGTCTGCGGGCCGCTTCCGGAGTACCGTCCGCTACAATCACCATGCCGGCATGGAGTGAATACCCCATTCCCACACCGCCGCCATGGTGGAGAGAGACCCAGCTCGCCCCACCGACAGCATTGATCAAGGCGTTTAAGATGGGCCAGTCGGCGACAGCATCACTGCCGTCCTGCATTCCCTCTGTTTCACGGTTGGGGGAGGCGACAGAGCCGGAATCCAAATGATCCCGTCCGATGACGATGGGAGCTTTCAATTTCCCGCTGGCCACCATCTCGTTGATGATCCGTCCAAAACGGGCCCGCTCTCCGTAACCCAACCAGCAAATACGGGAGGGAAGCCCCTGAAACTCCACCTTTTCTCTGGCCATCCGGATCCAACGGCACAGGTGTGTATTATCGGCAAATTCCCGTAAAATCACCTCATCGGTTTGGTGGATGTCGGAAGGGTCGCCGGAGAGGGCCACCCAGCGGAAGGGGCCTTTCCCCTCGCAAAATTGCGGGCGGATGTATGCCGGGACAAACCCGGGGAAAGAGAAGGCATCAGTGACGCCTTCATCGTGTGCCACTTGACGAATGTTGTTGCCGTAATCAAAGGCGATGCTCCCCTTTTGCTGCATGTCCAGCATGGCTTTGACATGGACGGCCATGCTTTCTTTCGCCTGGGCGACCAACTGGTCGGGATTGTGTTTCCGCATGGCATCCGCTTCTTCCAGTGTCATTCCCCGGGGAAGATAGCCGTTTAAGGGGTCGTGAGCGGATGTCTGGTCCGTCACCACATCCGGTGTAAACCCGATCTCCACCATCTTCGGCAACACTTCAGCGGCATTTCCCACCAGCCCGATGGAAAGGGGACGGCCTTTTTCCTTCGCTTCTTCCGCCAGACGGATCGCCTCATCCAGACTGGTCGTCATGCGATCCAGATAGCGGGTGTCCAAGCGTCGCTGGATTCGGCCGGGATCGGCTTCCACCGCGATCATGACTCCATCGTTTAAGGTGACGGACAGTGGTTGGGCTCCCCCCATGCCGCCCAGTCCCGCCGTTACCACGATTCGTCCTTTCAGGCTGCCGCCAAAGTGCTGGCGTGCACAGGAGGCGAAGGTTTCATACGTTCCTTGCAAAATGCCCTGACTGCCGATGTAAATCCAGCTCCCCGCCGTCATCTGACCGTACATCATTAACCCTTTTTGGTCTAATTCGTGAAAGTGGTCCCAATTTGCCCATCGAGGAACCAGGTTGGAGTTGGCCAGAAGGACCCGCGGCGCATCCCGGTGTGTACGAAATACCGCTACCGGTTTACCGGATTGGATCAGCATCGTTTCTTCATCGCCCAACCGTTTCAATGTCTCCACAATGGCGTGATAAGACGACCAATCCCGTGCCGCTTTGCCGATGCCGCCGTACACGACCAAATCCTCGGGGCGTTCCGCCACATCCGGGTCCAGGTTGTTCATCAGCATACGCAAAGCCGCTTCCTGTACCCATCCCCGTGTGTTTAAACTGCTGCCCCGCGGGGCGCGGATGACATGTTCCGCCGCCTGTTTGTCCATGGGATATCCCTCCTCCATTAAGCTCCTTTTGATCATACAGACAAAAACAACCCCGCTGATAGAGGAGGGCTGTTGGAATGAGGATGAATCTTTTAGCAGGGAGCCTGGCGAGCATGTGGCTTTTTCGACTTATCCTTCACTTTTTTTGGATAGAGTCACTATTTTTATCTCGGTAGTCTCGGGGTGAGCACTTTTGGTGGGATCGGAAA is a genomic window of Desmospora profundinema containing:
- the hutU gene encoding urocanate hydratase gives rise to the protein MDKQAAEHVIRAPRGSSLNTRGWVQEAALRMLMNNLDPDVAERPEDLVVYGGIGKAARDWSSYHAIVETLKRLGDEETMLIQSGKPVAVFRTHRDAPRVLLANSNLVPRWANWDHFHELDQKGLMMYGQMTAGSWIYIGSQGILQGTYETFASCARQHFGGSLKGRIVVTAGLGGMGGAQPLSVTLNDGVMIAVEADPGRIQRRLDTRYLDRMTTSLDEAIRLAEEAKEKGRPLSIGLVGNAAEVLPKMVEIGFTPDVVTDQTSAHDPLNGYLPRGMTLEEADAMRKHNPDQLVAQAKESMAVHVKAMLDMQQKGSIAFDYGNNIRQVAHDEGVTDAFSFPGFVPAYIRPQFCEGKGPFRWVALSGDPSDIHQTDEVILREFADNTHLCRWIRMAREKVEFQGLPSRICWLGYGERARFGRIINEMVASGKLKAPIVIGRDHLDSGSVASPNRETEGMQDGSDAVADWPILNALINAVGGASWVSLHHGGGVGMGYSLHAGMVIVADGTPEAARRLNRVLTTDPGMGVVRHADAGYEAAIRTAQETGLDMPMLDSKP